Proteins encoded by one window of Kribbella flavida DSM 17836:
- the ftsH gene encoding ATP-dependent zinc metalloprotease FtsH translates to MDVKRILRGPLFWIVIAFLGVLVIGQLLTGSTGYKSEPTGQVVQLIQQATTSSDKSIKTVTLIDPDQEIRVEKTDGTKVRAHWVDGQANTLGSSLQTLFQQGKIERYDVENPKPSFIGQVFSTLIPFLLIAVVFIFLMNSMQGGGSRVMSFAKSKAKLVSKDTPKTTFADVAGADEAIEELGEIKEFLQEPGKFQAVGAKIPKGVLLYGQPGTGKTLLARAVAGEAGVPFYSISGSDFVEMFVGVGASRVRDLFEQAKTNAPAIIFIDEIDAVGRHRGAGLGGGHDEREQTLNQLLVEMDGFDVRGGVILIAATNRPDVLDPALLRPGRFDRQIPVDAPDLPGRDKILKVHARGKPMAEDVDLTAVARRTPGFTGADLANVLNEAALLTARLNKQQIDKHALDEAIDRVIAGPQRRTRLMSDKEKVLTAYHEGGHALVAAALPHSDPVHKVTILPRGRALGYTMVLPDEDKYSTTRSEMLDKLAYMLGGRAAEEMVFHDPTTGASNDIEKATSLARAMVTQYGMTERLGAIKFGQDSGEPFLGRDLGSQRNYSEEIAAAVDEEVGKLILNAHQEAFDILAENRAVLDHLVEELLEKETLDKGEIARIFAPIQKRELRPAWTGSATRVPSEQPPVMPLPSRGEQNGSLQDVIPGGSIGPDEAAHGPNYGSGPTPPAE, encoded by the coding sequence ATGGACGTGAAGCGCATACTCCGCGGACCGCTGTTCTGGATCGTCATCGCCTTCCTGGGCGTGCTGGTGATCGGGCAGCTCCTGACCGGCTCGACCGGGTACAAGTCCGAGCCCACCGGTCAGGTCGTGCAGCTGATCCAGCAGGCCACGACCTCGTCCGACAAGTCGATCAAGACGGTGACGCTGATCGACCCCGATCAGGAGATCCGGGTCGAGAAGACCGACGGCACGAAGGTGCGGGCGCACTGGGTCGACGGCCAGGCCAACACCCTCGGCTCCTCGCTGCAGACGCTGTTCCAGCAGGGCAAGATCGAGCGGTACGACGTGGAGAACCCGAAGCCGAGCTTCATCGGCCAGGTGTTCTCGACGCTGATCCCGTTCCTGCTGATCGCGGTGGTGTTCATCTTCTTGATGAACTCGATGCAGGGCGGCGGCTCCCGGGTGATGAGCTTCGCCAAGTCCAAGGCCAAGCTGGTCAGCAAGGACACTCCGAAGACCACCTTCGCCGACGTGGCCGGCGCCGACGAGGCGATCGAGGAGCTCGGCGAGATCAAGGAGTTCCTGCAGGAGCCGGGCAAGTTCCAGGCGGTCGGCGCGAAGATCCCGAAGGGCGTGCTGCTGTACGGCCAGCCCGGTACGGGCAAGACGCTGCTGGCGCGGGCGGTCGCGGGTGAGGCGGGCGTCCCGTTCTACTCGATCTCCGGTTCGGACTTCGTCGAGATGTTCGTCGGTGTCGGCGCCTCCCGGGTGCGCGACCTGTTCGAGCAGGCCAAGACCAACGCCCCGGCGATCATCTTCATCGACGAGATCGACGCCGTCGGCCGGCACCGCGGCGCGGGCCTCGGCGGTGGGCACGACGAGCGCGAGCAGACGCTGAACCAGCTGCTGGTCGAGATGGACGGCTTCGACGTGCGCGGCGGGGTCATCCTGATCGCCGCGACCAACCGTCCGGACGTGCTCGACCCGGCGCTGCTGCGGCCGGGCCGGTTCGACCGGCAGATCCCGGTCGACGCGCCGGACCTGCCGGGCCGCGACAAGATCCTCAAGGTGCACGCCCGGGGCAAGCCGATGGCCGAGGACGTCGACCTGACCGCGGTCGCCCGCCGGACCCCGGGCTTCACCGGCGCCGACCTGGCCAACGTGCTGAACGAGGCGGCCCTGCTGACCGCCCGGCTGAACAAGCAGCAGATCGACAAGCACGCGCTGGACGAGGCGATCGACCGCGTGATCGCGGGACCGCAGCGCCGCACCCGGCTGATGTCGGACAAGGAGAAGGTGCTCACGGCGTACCACGAGGGCGGCCACGCCCTGGTCGCCGCGGCGCTGCCGCACTCCGACCCGGTGCACAAGGTGACGATCCTGCCGCGCGGCCGCGCGCTGGGCTACACGATGGTGCTGCCGGACGAGGACAAGTACTCGACCACCCGGTCGGAGATGCTCGACAAGCTGGCCTACATGCTCGGTGGCCGCGCCGCCGAGGAGATGGTCTTCCACGACCCGACCACCGGCGCCAGCAACGACATCGAGAAGGCGACGTCGCTGGCTCGCGCGATGGTCACGCAGTACGGCATGACCGAGCGGCTCGGCGCGATCAAGTTCGGCCAGGACTCCGGCGAGCCGTTCCTGGGCCGCGACCTGGGCAGCCAGCGCAACTACTCCGAGGAGATCGCCGCGGCGGTCGACGAGGAGGTCGGCAAGCTGATCCTGAACGCGCACCAGGAGGCCTTCGACATCCTGGCCGAGAACCGCGCGGTGCTCGACCACCTGGTCGAGGAGCTGCTGGAGAAGGAGACGCTGGACAAGGGCGAGATCGCCCGGATCTTCGCGCCGATCCAGAAGCGTGAGCTGCGGCCGGCCTGGACCGGGTCGGCGACCCGGGTTCCGTCCGAGCAGCCGCCGGTGATGCCGCTGCCGAGCCGCGGTGAGCAGAACGGTTCGCTGCAGGACGTCATCCCGGGTGGTTCGATCGGCCCGGACGAGGCCGCGCACGGCCCGAACTACGGCAGCGGCCCGACCCCGCCGGCGGAGTGA
- the hpt gene encoding hypoxanthine phosphoribosyltransferase yields the protein MDASDIEKDLTEILHTEEEILAKLKELAVRIEADYEGKDLLVVGVLKGAVMVMADLARSFSRHVEMDWMAISSYGSGTKSSGVVRILKDLDTDITNRHVLIVEDIIDTGLTLTWLVSNLESRKPASVEICTAFRKPDAAKMAVPVKYVGFDIPDEFVVGYGLDYAEKYRNLRCVATLAPHVYS from the coding sequence GTGGATGCGTCGGACATCGAGAAGGACCTGACCGAGATCCTCCATACCGAGGAGGAGATCCTGGCCAAGCTCAAGGAGCTGGCCGTACGGATCGAGGCGGACTACGAGGGCAAGGACCTGCTGGTGGTCGGTGTCCTCAAGGGCGCCGTGATGGTGATGGCGGACCTGGCCCGCTCGTTCAGCCGGCACGTGGAGATGGACTGGATGGCCATCTCGTCGTACGGCTCGGGCACCAAGTCGTCCGGGGTGGTCCGGATCCTCAAGGACCTGGACACCGACATCACCAACCGGCACGTGCTGATCGTCGAGGACATCATCGACACCGGCCTGACGCTGACCTGGCTGGTCAGCAACCTGGAGTCGCGCAAGCCGGCCTCGGTGGAGATCTGCACCGCCTTCCGCAAGCCGGACGCGGCCAAGATGGCGGTGCCGGTGAAGTACGTCGGCTTCGACATCCCCGACGAGTTCGTGGTCGGCTACGGGCTGGACTACGCGGAGAAGTACCGCAACCTGCGCTGCGTCGCGACGCTGGCGCCGCACGTCTACTCCTGA
- the tilS gene encoding tRNA lysidine(34) synthetase TilS, which translates to MPGSPDSTAESAEQLVDSRRGKLHPAVARVREAVRAALRELPADTTVLVACSGGADSLALAAAIAFEAPKLRLRAGAVIVDHGLQADSAHAAAIAADQCRSLGLDPVEVRAVEVGSEGGPEGAARAARYDALRAAADQFGADVVLLAHTRDDQAETVLLGLARGSGARSLAGMAPVAGLLRRPLLEVPRASTAAACIASGLRPWHDPHNDDPQYRRVRVRHEVLPVLEEALGPGVTEALARTAGLLRADADALDALAADLAETAVRRTDDEVLCDIGMLEAEPEAIRTRALRQAALEAGCHATDLTAGHVAAIDAFVTGWRGQRWIDLPQGVRAMRRGGFIHLKPRVTG; encoded by the coding sequence ATGCCTGGGTCTCCCGACTCCACGGCTGAGTCGGCCGAGCAGCTGGTCGACAGCCGGCGGGGCAAACTGCACCCCGCGGTGGCTCGCGTCCGTGAGGCGGTTCGGGCGGCGCTGCGAGAGCTGCCCGCGGACACGACTGTTCTGGTGGCCTGCTCCGGAGGCGCCGACTCGCTCGCGCTGGCCGCGGCGATCGCCTTCGAGGCGCCGAAGCTGCGACTGCGTGCGGGCGCGGTGATCGTCGACCACGGGCTGCAGGCCGACTCGGCCCACGCTGCCGCGATCGCCGCCGACCAGTGCCGCTCGCTCGGGCTGGACCCGGTGGAGGTCCGCGCAGTCGAGGTCGGCAGCGAAGGCGGCCCGGAAGGCGCCGCCAGAGCCGCCCGGTACGACGCACTGCGCGCCGCCGCCGACCAGTTCGGCGCGGACGTCGTCCTGCTCGCGCACACGCGGGACGACCAGGCGGAGACGGTTCTGCTGGGTCTGGCCCGCGGTTCGGGGGCCCGCTCGCTCGCTGGGATGGCGCCGGTGGCCGGACTGCTCCGCCGCCCGCTGCTGGAGGTGCCACGTGCCAGTACGGCCGCTGCCTGCATCGCCTCCGGGCTCCGGCCCTGGCACGACCCGCACAACGACGACCCGCAGTACAGAAGAGTGCGAGTGCGGCATGAGGTGCTGCCGGTGCTGGAGGAGGCGCTCGGGCCCGGCGTGACCGAGGCGCTGGCCCGCACCGCCGGTCTGCTCCGCGCCGACGCCGACGCGCTCGACGCACTGGCCGCGGACCTCGCCGAGACCGCCGTACGGCGTACCGATGACGAGGTGCTCTGCGACATCGGCATGCTCGAGGCCGAGCCGGAAGCGATCCGCACCCGCGCGCTGCGGCAGGCCGCGCTGGAGGCCGGCTGCCACGCCACCGACCTGACTGCCGGACACGTCGCCGCCATCGACGCTTTCGTCACCGGCTGGCGCGGTCAGCGCTGGATCGACCTGCCGCAAGGCGTTCGGGCGATGCGCCGAGGCGGATTCATCCATCTCAAGCCACGTGTGACAGGCTGA
- a CDS encoding zinc-dependent metalloprotease, with translation MSTAEGGTAAEMVDWQLATGVARKLLRPGPVVTRAEADQVVAQLRQFAAESEHHVREFSGLQATSATAPVVIVDRPGWVQANADGFKTVLAPLADKLREKQEKSGALASAVGSRVTAIEAGALLAFLSSRVLGQFDPFYPAEPDPSRPGLTGRLLLVAPNVMHVESELGVVPRDFRLWVCLHEETHRVQFTAVPWLRDHLRSEIALFLDQAELDASAYAAMFREAVQRLGRSVKGEAELSLVDLMQSPEQRAVLDRLTAVMSLLEGHADFVMDGVGPSVIPTVDTIRSKFTSRRSSGNPVDQLLKRLLGLDAKLKQYQDGAAFVRRVVDRVGMEGFNKVWTGPNTLPTKHEIATPDAWVSRLHG, from the coding sequence GTGGTCACCCGGGCCGAGGCGGACCAGGTGGTCGCGCAGCTGCGGCAGTTCGCCGCGGAGTCCGAGCACCACGTGCGGGAGTTCAGCGGGCTGCAGGCGACGTCGGCGACCGCCCCAGTGGTGATCGTGGACCGGCCCGGCTGGGTGCAGGCCAACGCGGACGGCTTCAAGACCGTGCTGGCGCCGCTGGCGGACAAGCTGCGCGAGAAGCAGGAGAAGAGCGGCGCGCTGGCGTCCGCGGTCGGCTCGCGGGTCACCGCGATCGAGGCGGGCGCGCTGCTGGCCTTCCTGTCCTCCCGGGTGCTGGGTCAGTTCGACCCCTTCTACCCGGCCGAGCCCGACCCGAGCCGCCCCGGTCTGACCGGGCGGCTGCTGCTGGTCGCACCGAACGTGATGCACGTGGAGTCCGAGCTCGGCGTCGTACCGCGGGACTTCCGGCTCTGGGTCTGCCTGCACGAGGAGACGCACCGGGTGCAGTTCACCGCGGTCCCGTGGCTGCGGGACCACCTGCGGTCGGAGATCGCGCTGTTCCTCGACCAGGCGGAGCTGGACGCGTCGGCGTACGCGGCGATGTTCCGGGAGGCGGTGCAGCGGCTGGGCCGGTCGGTGAAGGGCGAGGCCGAGCTGAGCCTGGTCGACCTGATGCAGTCGCCGGAGCAGCGCGCCGTGCTGGACCGGCTGACCGCGGTGATGTCGCTGCTGGAGGGCCACGCGGACTTCGTGATGGACGGCGTCGGGCCGTCGGTGATCCCGACCGTCGACACCATCCGGTCCAAGTTCACCTCCCGCCGCTCCAGCGGGAACCCGGTCGACCAGCTGCTCAAGCGGCTGCTCGGCCTGGATGCCAAGCTGAAGCAGTACCAGGACGGCGCCGCCTTCGTCCGGCGGGTGGTCGACCGGGTCGGCATGGAGGGCTTCAACAAGGTCTGGACCGGACCGAACACGCTGCCCACCAAGCACGAGATCGCCACCCCCGATGCCTGGGTCTCCCGACTCCACGGCTGA